A DNA window from Christiangramia salexigens contains the following coding sequences:
- a CDS encoding amidophosphoribosyltransferase — translation MSDALKHECGIAQIRLLKPLDYYKEKYGTAFYGINKMYLMMEKQHNRGQDGAGFASIKLNTIPGERYISRIRSNQAQPIQDIFAQINERINDEIKENPEYAEDTELQKRHIPYLGEVYLGHVRYGTFGKNSIESVHPFLRQNNWMHRNLIVAGNFNMTNVNRLFNNLVELGQHPKERADTVTVMEKIGHFLDSEVNKLYKKLKKEGYSKVEASPVIAEKLNVAKILKKSSKNWDGGYAMAGMMGHGDSFVLRDPAGIRPAYYYKDDEVVVVASERPVIQTVFNVDFEDVNELPPGHAIITKKNGTTKIKEIIEPLERKACSFERIYFSRGSDAEIYQERKMLGRLLMPEVLKSIEHDTLKTVFSFIPNTAETSFYGMVEAAQDELNKQKNEAILEEKDTLTNARLQEILSHRLRTEKIAIKDAKLRTFITEDSSRDDLVAHVYDVTYGVIQPDDNLVIIDDSIVRGTTLKKSIIKMMDRLKPRKIVVVSSAPQIRYPDCYGIDMARLEGLVAFRAALELLKENNKYDLVEEVYEKCKKQVDLADTEVQNFVKEIYEPFTAEEISDKIAELLSTEEVNADVKVIYQSIENLHKACPKNLGDWYFTGNYPTPGGNRVVNRAFMNFYEGIDDRAY, via the coding sequence ATGAGTGATGCTTTAAAACACGAATGCGGAATTGCACAGATCCGGCTCCTAAAACCTCTGGACTATTACAAAGAGAAATACGGAACCGCTTTTTATGGTATAAATAAAATGTACCTGATGATGGAAAAGCAACATAACCGAGGGCAGGATGGTGCCGGTTTTGCCAGCATCAAACTCAATACTATCCCGGGAGAAAGATACATCAGCAGGATTCGATCCAATCAGGCCCAGCCTATACAGGATATTTTCGCTCAGATCAACGAAAGAATAAATGATGAGATTAAAGAAAATCCTGAATATGCCGAGGATACTGAACTTCAAAAAAGACATATCCCATATTTGGGAGAAGTCTATTTAGGCCATGTTCGATACGGAACCTTTGGAAAGAATAGTATAGAAAGTGTTCATCCATTTCTTAGACAGAACAACTGGATGCACCGAAACCTCATAGTAGCCGGAAACTTCAATATGACCAATGTTAACCGATTATTTAATAATCTGGTTGAACTCGGACAGCATCCTAAAGAAAGAGCAGACACGGTTACGGTAATGGAGAAGATCGGTCATTTTTTGGATTCGGAAGTTAATAAGCTTTATAAGAAGCTTAAAAAGGAAGGTTACTCCAAAGTTGAAGCTTCACCGGTAATTGCAGAAAAACTGAATGTCGCAAAAATTCTTAAAAAATCTTCCAAGAACTGGGATGGAGGTTACGCCATGGCCGGTATGATGGGACACGGTGATTCTTTTGTACTAAGAGACCCTGCCGGAATTCGTCCAGCCTATTATTATAAGGACGATGAAGTTGTTGTAGTGGCTTCAGAAAGACCTGTGATCCAAACGGTTTTTAACGTAGACTTTGAGGATGTTAATGAGCTTCCTCCAGGACATGCTATAATTACCAAGAAGAACGGAACCACCAAGATCAAAGAGATCATTGAACCTTTGGAAAGAAAAGCCTGCTCCTTTGAAAGGATTTACTTTTCTCGAGGAAGTGATGCTGAAATTTACCAGGAACGTAAGATGCTTGGTAGATTACTAATGCCTGAAGTTCTAAAATCCATAGAGCACGATACTCTTAAAACAGTGTTTTCATTTATCCCTAATACTGCAGAAACCTCTTTTTACGGAATGGTAGAAGCGGCACAGGACGAATTGAATAAACAGAAGAACGAAGCGATTCTTGAAGAAAAAGATACCCTGACAAATGCCAGGCTGCAGGAAATTCTTTCTCATAGATTGAGAACAGAAAAGATCGCAATAAAGGATGCAAAGTTAAGAACCTTCATTACAGAAGACAGTAGCAGGGATGATCTTGTTGCCCACGTATATGATGTTACTTATGGCGTAATTCAACCAGATGATAACCTGGTAATTATTGATGATAGTATTGTTAGAGGGACTACCCTGAAGAAAAGTATCATTAAAATGATGGACAGGTTAAAACCGAGAAAAATCGTTGTGGTATCTTCAGCACCTCAAATAAGGTATCCTGACTGCTATGGTATCGATATGGCAAGGCTGGAAGGTCTTGTTGCATTTAGAGCTGCGTTGGAGCTTCTTAAAGAAAATAATAAATATGATCTTGTAGAAGAGGTTTATGAAAAGTGTAAAAAACAGGTAGACCTTGCAGATACAGAGGTTCAAAACTTTGTAAAGGAGATCTATGAACCCTTTACAGCAGAGGAGATTTCCGATAAAATAGCCGAGTTACTTTCAACAGAGGAAGTGAATGCTGATGTAAAGGTGATCTATCAGAGTATTGAAAATCTCCACAAGGCGTGTCCTAAGAATCTGGGAGACTGGTATTTCACAGGGAATTATCCAACTCCAGGAGGAAACCGGGTAGTCAACAGAGCTTTTATGAATTTCTATGAAGGGATTGATGACAGAGCCTACTAA
- a CDS encoding PfkB family carbohydrate kinase, which translates to MSKLLIVGTVAFDAIETPFGKTDKILGGAATYIGLSASHFNVDSAVVSIVGEDFPNQYLDLLQKNNIDIEGIEVVKGGKTFFWSGKYHNDLNSRDTLETQLNVLADFNPVVPESYKDAEFVMLGNLHPLVQLSVLEQVKEPKLTVLDTMNFWMDNALEDLMKVIAKVDVITINDEEARQLSGEYSLVKAARKIEEMGPKYVVIKKGEHGALLFHKDDIFFAPALPLEEVFDPTGAGDTFAGGFIGYLARTGDVSFENMKSAIIYGSNLASFCVEKFGTERMQALTQSQLNERLAEFKKLTKFETQLD; encoded by the coding sequence ATGAGTAAATTACTGATTGTTGGAACCGTTGCATTTGATGCCATTGAAACACCTTTTGGAAAAACCGATAAAATTTTAGGTGGAGCTGCAACCTATATAGGACTGTCTGCTTCCCACTTTAATGTTGACTCTGCTGTAGTCTCTATTGTTGGGGAAGATTTCCCGAACCAATACCTTGACTTACTTCAGAAAAACAATATCGATATTGAAGGTATAGAAGTTGTAAAAGGTGGTAAAACTTTCTTTTGGAGCGGTAAATATCATAACGATCTTAATTCCAGAGATACTCTGGAAACTCAATTAAATGTACTTGCAGATTTTAATCCGGTAGTACCGGAATCTTATAAGGATGCTGAGTTTGTCATGCTAGGAAACCTACACCCTTTAGTTCAGTTAAGCGTTCTTGAGCAGGTAAAGGAGCCTAAACTTACAGTTTTGGATACCATGAATTTTTGGATGGACAATGCGCTTGAGGATCTAATGAAAGTTATTGCAAAAGTAGATGTGATCACTATTAATGACGAAGAAGCAAGACAACTATCCGGTGAATATTCGCTGGTAAAGGCCGCCAGAAAGATTGAGGAAATGGGACCAAAATATGTTGTTATCAAAAAAGGTGAGCATGGGGCGTTATTGTTCCACAAGGATGATATTTTCTTTGCACCTGCATTACCATTAGAAGAAGTTTTTGACCCTACCGGAGCCGGTGATACTTTTGCCGGTGGATTTATAGGCTACCTTGCAAGAACCGGAGATGTCTCTTTTGAAAATATGAAAAGTGCAATTATTTACGGATCGAATCTCGCTTCCTTCTGCGTGGAAAAATTCGGAACCGAAAGGATGCAGGCGCTTACGCAAAGCCAATTAAATGAGCGGCTGGCCGAGTTCAAGAAGTTAACCAAATTCGAAACACAACTAGATTAA
- a CDS encoding superoxide dismutase → MSFELPKLKYAFDALEPHIDARTMEIHHGKHHAGYTKKLNAAIEGTDMDGKNIENILKNLDMSNSAVRNNGGGFFNHSLFWEVMSPDGGGKPEGDLAEAIDNAYGSFEAFKEEFSKAAAGQFGSGWAWLCVHSGGKVEVCSTPNQDNPIMPEVGCGGFPILGLDVWEHAYYLNYQNKRPEYIDAFFNVIDWKEVSSRYAKAK, encoded by the coding sequence ATGTCATTCGAGTTACCAAAACTAAAATATGCCTTTGACGCACTTGAGCCGCATATTGATGCCAGAACCATGGAGATTCATCATGGAAAACATCATGCTGGTTATACCAAAAAGCTTAATGCTGCAATAGAAGGTACAGATATGGATGGTAAGAATATCGAGAACATCCTTAAAAATCTTGATATGTCTAATTCAGCTGTAAGAAATAATGGTGGTGGATTTTTTAACCACAGCCTTTTCTGGGAAGTTATGTCTCCAGATGGAGGTGGAAAGCCAGAAGGTGATCTTGCTGAGGCAATAGATAATGCATATGGATCTTTTGAGGCTTTTAAAGAAGAATTCTCAAAAGCTGCTGCTGGTCAGTTCGGATCAGGTTGGGCATGGCTATGTGTTCATAGCGGTGGAAAAGTAGAAGTTTGCTCTACTCCAAATCAGGATAACCCAATAATGCCGGAAGTAGGCTGTGGAGGTTTCCCAATTTTAGGTTTAGATGTATGGGAACATGCTTATTACCTGAACTATCAAAACAAGCGTCCGGAATATATCGATGCATTCTTTAATGTGATCGATTGGAAAGAAGTTTCCAGCCGTTATGCGAAGGCAAAATAA
- a CDS encoding acyl carrier protein, which yields MSDIASRVKAIIVDKLGVDENEVVNEASFTNDLGADSLDTVELIMEFEKEFDIQIPDDQAENIATVGQAISYIEDAKK from the coding sequence ATGTCAGACATTGCATCAAGAGTAAAAGCTATAATCGTTGACAAATTAGGAGTTGACGAGAACGAAGTTGTAAACGAAGCCAGCTTCACCAACGACTTGGGTGCTGATTCACTAGACACAGTGGAATTGATCATGGAATTCGAAAAGGAATTTGACATTCAGATCCCAGACGATCAAGCAGAGAACATCGCTACTGTAGGTCAGGCAATTTCATATATCGAAGACGCTAAGAAATAA
- a CDS encoding phosphoribosylglycinamide formyltransferase, with protein sequence MSDKAKETPKKIVIFASGSGTNAENIIKFFQKSQNIEVAAVLSNKRSAGALKRAYNLNVKALLFDREALYESHDVLNILKDIKPDLIVLAGFLWLFPKRIIREFSGKIINIHPALLPNYGGKGMYGSRVHEAVIANKEKESGISIHYVNENYDEGQLIFQATTQLENTDTPDSLAQKIHKLEYKHFPEVIQQLLEKEK encoded by the coding sequence TTGAGCGACAAAGCAAAAGAGACACCTAAAAAGATAGTAATATTTGCTTCGGGGTCTGGTACCAATGCCGAGAATATCATAAAATTTTTCCAAAAATCACAAAATATAGAGGTCGCAGCCGTGCTTTCCAACAAGCGATCTGCAGGTGCACTAAAAAGAGCATATAATTTAAATGTAAAAGCCCTGCTGTTTGACAGGGAAGCCTTATATGAATCGCACGACGTCTTAAATATTTTAAAAGACATTAAGCCAGACCTTATAGTTCTGGCTGGTTTTCTTTGGCTATTCCCAAAACGGATTATCAGAGAGTTTTCAGGAAAGATCATTAATATACATCCGGCGCTACTTCCAAATTACGGAGGAAAAGGCATGTATGGAAGTAGAGTACACGAGGCGGTTATCGCTAACAAGGAAAAGGAAAGCGGAATTAGTATTCATTATGTAAACGAAAATTATGATGAAGGCCAACTGATCTTCCAAGCCACCACTCAGCTTGAAAATACAGATACTCCTGATAGTCTGGCGCAAAAAATACACAAACTGGAATACAAGCATTTCCCTGAAGTAATCCAACAACTTTTAGAAAAAGAAAAATAG
- the rnhA gene encoding ribonuclease HI: MQEPLVHMYTDGAARGNPGPGGYGIVMEWVGKPYKKEFSKGFKHTTNNRMELLAVIDGLKKLKTPGINVIVFTDSKYVADTVNKGWVFGWEKKSFVNRKNSDLWIEFLKEYRKHKVKFQWIKGHNDHPQNERCDALAVAASKQKDLPKDRGYKS, from the coding sequence GTGCAGGAACCACTAGTGCATATGTATACCGACGGAGCCGCAAGAGGCAACCCCGGACCCGGCGGCTATGGAATAGTTATGGAATGGGTTGGAAAACCTTATAAAAAGGAGTTTTCAAAAGGATTCAAGCATACCACCAATAATCGCATGGAACTCCTTGCAGTCATAGATGGTCTTAAAAAGTTAAAAACACCTGGAATTAATGTGATCGTCTTTACAGATTCCAAATATGTGGCCGATACCGTTAATAAAGGATGGGTGTTCGGTTGGGAGAAAAAGTCTTTTGTAAATCGAAAGAACAGTGATCTCTGGATAGAGTTCCTTAAGGAATATCGTAAACATAAGGTTAAGTTTCAATGGATAAAAGGTCACAATGATCATCCTCAAAATGAACGTTGCGATGCTTTGGCTGTGGCTGCAAGCAAACAAAAAGATCTACCTAAGGACCGAGGCTATAAATCTTAA
- the rnc gene encoding ribonuclease III, which translates to MSVIRNILNSRSSKGGNFFAVLTKILGFKPKNLTHYKKAFTHRSLNKRDKEGNAINFERMEFLGDAMLSAVVASHLFRAVPGGNEGYLTKMRSKVVSRKHLNELGKDLELIDHVETNIPKEQFGVNIHGNLFEALIGAIYLDKGFKYCEKFIHERVIDPYVDIEQLEGKVISYKSLLIEWCQKEKKEFDFEIYEDTGNDELKHFAVKLRISDRVIAKARATSKKKAEEKASKRAYYALQNKIE; encoded by the coding sequence ATGAGTGTTATTCGTAACATACTAAATTCCCGCTCTTCTAAGGGCGGGAATTTTTTTGCTGTACTCACAAAGATTCTGGGTTTTAAGCCAAAAAATCTTACTCATTATAAAAAAGCCTTTACCCATAGATCACTCAATAAAAGAGATAAAGAGGGAAATGCAATTAATTTTGAGCGTATGGAATTCCTTGGGGATGCCATGCTAAGTGCAGTAGTAGCTTCTCATTTATTCCGGGCCGTTCCTGGCGGGAATGAAGGTTATCTTACCAAGATGAGATCCAAGGTTGTAAGCCGGAAACACCTCAATGAGTTAGGTAAAGATCTGGAATTAATAGACCATGTTGAAACGAATATTCCAAAAGAACAATTCGGTGTAAATATCCACGGAAATCTTTTTGAAGCTCTCATCGGAGCCATTTATCTGGATAAAGGTTTTAAGTATTGTGAGAAATTCATTCATGAAAGGGTGATAGATCCTTATGTGGATATTGAACAACTAGAGGGAAAAGTGATAAGCTATAAAAGCTTGTTGATCGAATGGTGTCAAAAAGAAAAGAAGGAATTCGATTTTGAGATCTACGAAGATACCGGTAATGACGAACTCAAACATTTCGCGGTTAAATTGAGGATTAGCGATAGGGTGATCGCTAAAGCCCGTGCAACTTCAAAAAAGAAAGCAGAAGAAAAAGCTTCTAAAAGAGCTTATTACGCCTTACAGAATAAAATTGAATAA
- the fabF gene encoding beta-ketoacyl-ACP synthase II: MELKRVVVTGLGALTPIGNNLNDYWEGLINGKSGSAPITYFDTEKFKTKFACELKNFNPLDHFDRKEARKLDRFAQYAMVSADEAILDSGIDLDTVDKFRVGVIWGAGIGGLETFQDEMLNYAQGDGTPRFNPFFIPKMIADIAPGNISIKHGFMGANYTTVSACASSANAMIDALNNIRLGHSDIIVSGGSEAAVTIAGMGGFNAMHALSTRNDSPETASRPFDASRDGFVLGEGGGALILEEYEHAKARGAKIYAEVLGGGLSSDAYHMTAPHPEGDGVVAVMKNCLKNAGLKPEDVDAINTHGTSTPLGDVAELKAITKVFGDHAKTININSTKSMTGHLLGAAGAVEAIAAILSMKHGIVPPTINHENIDENIDPELNLTLNKAQKRDVKVVMSNTFGFGGHNACVVFKKLDE, encoded by the coding sequence ATGGAGTTAAAGCGAGTTGTAGTTACAGGCCTTGGGGCCTTAACCCCAATTGGTAACAACCTGAATGACTATTGGGAAGGACTAATTAATGGTAAGAGTGGTAGTGCACCTATCACTTACTTTGATACCGAGAAGTTCAAGACTAAATTCGCTTGCGAACTCAAAAATTTTAATCCTCTCGATCATTTTGACCGCAAGGAAGCCAGAAAACTTGATAGGTTCGCTCAATATGCAATGGTATCTGCAGACGAGGCTATTCTGGATTCCGGTATTGATCTTGATACGGTAGACAAATTCCGCGTGGGTGTAATTTGGGGAGCCGGGATAGGTGGATTGGAAACCTTCCAGGATGAAATGCTGAATTACGCACAAGGGGATGGTACGCCAAGATTCAACCCTTTCTTTATCCCGAAAATGATTGCAGATATTGCCCCGGGTAATATCTCTATCAAGCACGGATTTATGGGGGCGAATTATACTACTGTGTCTGCATGTGCATCTTCTGCAAATGCAATGATAGATGCATTGAACAATATACGTTTAGGCCACAGTGATATAATCGTTTCGGGTGGATCTGAAGCGGCAGTGACTATAGCAGGAATGGGTGGATTTAACGCAATGCATGCCCTTTCTACTAGAAATGATAGTCCTGAAACCGCCTCAAGACCATTTGATGCCAGCAGAGATGGATTTGTTCTCGGTGAAGGAGGAGGAGCTCTTATTCTTGAAGAATATGAGCACGCCAAAGCCAGAGGAGCTAAAATTTATGCAGAAGTGTTAGGCGGAGGTCTTTCATCTGACGCATATCACATGACGGCTCCACATCCTGAAGGAGATGGAGTAGTTGCAGTTATGAAGAACTGTTTAAAGAATGCCGGTCTTAAGCCGGAAGATGTTGATGCGATCAATACGCATGGTACTTCTACGCCACTTGGTGATGTAGCAGAATTGAAAGCTATAACCAAAGTGTTTGGTGATCACGCGAAGACCATCAATATCAACTCGACTAAGTCAATGACCGGGCATTTATTGGGTGCTGCGGGTGCTGTTGAAGCAATTGCCGCAATACTCTCTATGAAGCATGGTATTGTGCCACCTACCATCAATCATGAAAATATTGATGAGAATATAGATCCGGAATTAAACCTTACTTTAAACAAGGCTCAGAAACGAGACGTTAAAGTAGTAATGAGTAATACTTTTGGATTTGGAGGTCATAATGCATGTGTGGTGTTCAAGAAATTAGACGAATAA